In Solanum stenotomum isolate F172 chromosome 6, ASM1918654v1, whole genome shotgun sequence, one DNA window encodes the following:
- the LOC125869168 gene encoding 60S ribosomal protein L29-2-like, with protein sequence MAKSKNHTAHNQSYKAHRNGIKKPKSHRHSSTKGMDPKFLRNQRYARKHNKKNGETAAEE encoded by the exons ATGGCCAAGTCGAAGAATCATACCGCACACAATCAGTCGTACAAGGCTCACAGGAATGGAATCAAGAAGCCAAAGAGTCACCGTCACAGCTCCACCAAAGGG ATGGATCCCAAATTCTTGAGGAACCAGAGGTATGCTAGGAAGCACAACAAGAAGAATGGTGAAACTGCCGCAGAAGAATAG